The Amycolatopsis endophytica genome includes the window GATCACCGCCGAGAACGGCAAGCCGTTGAAGTGGGCCGAAGCCGAGGTGCGGCGGGCCGTTTCGGTCTTCCGCATCGCCGCCGAGGAGGCCCGCCGCTTCTCCGGTGACCTGCAGCGCCTGGACACCGACGCGGCGGGCGAACACCGCCTGGCCGTGGTGCGCCGGATCTCTCGCGGCCCCGTCCTGGGCATCGCGCCGTTCAACTTCCCGCTGAACCTGGTCGCGCACAAGGTCGCGCCCGCGCTGGCCGCCGGGGCACCGATCATCGTCAAGCCGGCGCCGCGGACCCCGCTGTCCGCGCTGGTCCTCGGCGAGATCCTGGCCGAGACCGACCTGCCCGAGGGCTCGTTCTCGGTGCTGCCGCTGGGCAACGAGGACACCGCGAAGCTGGTCGCGGACCCGCGGCTGCCGGTCGTGTCGTTCACCGGGTCCGGACCGGTCGGCTGGTCGCTGGCCGAAGCCGCCCCGCGCAAGCACATCGTGCTCGAACTGGGCGGCAACGCGGCCGCGGTCGTGCTGGGCGACTGGACGGACCTGACCGGCGCCGCGCGGCGCATCGCCACCTTCGGCAACTACCAGGCGGGCCAGTCGTGCATCGCGGTGCAGCGCGTCATCGTCGAGCGCACGGTGGCCGACGAGTTCGTCCCCGCGCTCGCCGAGGCCATCGCCGCGCAGCGCACCGGTGACCCGTACGACGCATCCGTGGACGTCGGCCCGGTGGTCGACGAGGCGGCCGCCGAGCGGATCATCACCTGGGTCGACGAAGCGGTCGCCGGTGGCGCCAAGCTGCTGGCGGGCGGCGCACGCCAGGGCGCGACCGTCGAGCCCACCCTGCTCACCAGCGTGCCCGCGGACGCCAAGGCGTGGTCCGAGGAGATCTTCGGCCCGGTGCTGGCCGTTTCGGTGGTCGACGACGCCGACGAGGCGTTCGCCGCGGTGAACGCCTCCGCCTACGGGTTGCAGGCAGGGGTGTTCACGCGTGACATCCGCCTCGCGTTCCGCGCCTCCGCCGAACTGGAGGTCGGCGGCGTGATCATCGGCGACGTGCCGTCCTACCGCGCCGACCAGATGCCCTACGGCGGCGTGAAGGGCTCCGGGGTGGGCCGCGAAGGCGTGCTCGCCGCCATGCACGACCTCACCGAGGAGCAGGTCACCGTGTTCGCCGGGATCGACGTGTAGACACCAGGGGCAGTCGGAGGGCGGCCGGTGCGTCGGACGGGACCGCCGGGGTCTTCGGCGCGACCGGCTTGATCCGCCGGTAGCCCTTCGACTGGTCCGGCCGCTGGTCGGCCTCGCCCTTGTTGGGCCAGAACGAGAACGCCCGCTCGGCCTGCGCGGTGATCGTCAGCGACGGGTTCACACCGAGGTTCGCCGAGATCGCCGTGCCGTCCACGATGGACAGTCCGGGGTAGTTGAACACCCGGTGGTAGGGGTCGATCACGCCGTCCGCGTCGCTCGTGCCGATCGGCGCGCCGCCGATGAAGTGCGCGGTGAGCGGGATGTCGAAGATCTCGCCCCAGGTGCCGCCCGCGATGCCGTCCATGTGCTTGGCGGTCAGCTCGTTGGCCTGGTGCCCGGCCGGGATGAACGACGGGTTCGGCTCGCCGTGCCCCTGCTTGGACGTGTACTTCCGCCGCCCGAACAGTCCCCGCTTGGTGTAGGTGGTGATCGAGTTGTCCAGGCTCTGCATCACCAGCAGGATGATCGTCCGCTCGCTCCACCGGTAGCCGTTGAGCAGTTTCGCGCTCTGCAGCGGGTGTTTGGCGAGGAATCGCACGGCCTGCAGCCAGCGCGGCGCCTGCGCCGACCCGTCGGTGGCGATCGTCTGCAGCAGGCTCATCGCGTTGCTGCCCTTGCCGTAGCGCACCGGCTCGATGTGGGTGGTCTCGTCGGGGTGGATCGAGGACGTGATCGCCACGCCCCTGCTGTAGTCGTGCTCGGGGTCCACCGACGGGCGGCCCGAGCCGATGAGCGCTTCGGAGTTGGTGCGGGTCAGCTCGCCGAACTTCGGCGACAGCCGCGGCAGCACGCCCTGGTCACGCATCTCGTGCAGCAGCCGCTGCGTGCCCCAGGTGCCCGCGGCGAGCACGACCTGCCCCGCGGTCAGCGTGCGGCGGAACTTCTTCGACTTCGTGCCGGTCTTGCGGACGTCGACCTCGAACGAACCGTCCCCACGCGGGCGCACCGCGGTGACCGTGGTGAGCGGGATGACCTGCGCGCCGCCCTGCTCCGCGAGATAGAGGTAGTTCTTGACCAGCGTGTTCTTCGCGCCGACGCGGCAGCCGGTCATGCACGAGCCGCATTCGGTGCAGCCCGTCCGCTCCGGGCCGGCGCCGCCGAAGAACGGGTCGGCCACCCGCTCACCCGGCTTGCCGAAGTACACCCCGACCGGCGTCGGGTGGTAGCTGCCGGCCACGCCCATGTCGGCGGCGACCTTCTGCATGACCTCGTCCGAGGGCGTCACCGTCGGGTTCGTGACCACCCCGAGCATGCGGCTCGCCTGGTCGTAGTAGGGCGCGAGCTCGGACTCCCAGTCGGTGATGTGCGCCCACTGGCGGTCGGCGTAGAACGGCTTGAGCGGCCGGTAGAGCGTGTTGGCGTAGACCAGCGATCCGCCGCCGACCCCGGCTCCGGCGAGGATCATCACGTCGCGGAGCAGGTGGATGCGCTGGATGCCGAAGCAGCCCAGCGCCGGCGCCCACAGGTAGCGCTTGAGATCCCAGGACGTCTTGGCGAACTCGTCGTCGGCGAACCGGCGGCCCGCCTCGATGACGGCCACCCGGTAGCCCTTCTCGGTCAGCCGGAGCGCGGCGACACTGCCGCCGAACCCCGATCCGACCACGATGACGTCATAGTCAGCGGCATTGCTGTTACGCGTGGTCACAGGTAAAGCGTAACCGCCGTCCCACGGTTCTGACCAGTAGTAAGTTACCGATCAGTTCGGGCAACCTCGCGACGACCCGTAACGTATTTCCCCCATAAGAGTGATTCTTCTTGTACATCACATCACATCAATTGGGGAGATGACGTTGTCGCAACCGCCCTCGCTCGCCCGGGTCCGTCGCCTGATCACCGACGGTTCGTGCGGGGCGCTTTCCCTGGATGTCTTCGACACCATCCTGTGGCGCCGCACGCCGCGGCCGACCGACCTGTTCGCCGTGCTGGGCGCCCGGCTCGCCCGCGACGGCCGCTGCCCGGACTGGGTCACGCCCGCCGCGTTCCGGCGGATGCGGATCGCCGCCGAACAGGAGGCGAGACGCAGAGACGAGGAGACGCTCGGCACCGAGGTGACGCTGACCGACATCTGGCAGCACCTGCCGCTGAGGATCTTCAACGCCGAACTGCCCGAACTGGTCCGCGCCGAGGTGCTGTGCGAGCGCGAATTCACGGTGCCCGACCTCGACATCGCCGAACTCGTGGAGCTGGCCGCGAAGCACCACGTGCCGACCGTACTGGTGTCCGACACCTACTTCACCGAGGAGCACCTCGCCGAGCTGCTCGACCGCCCCGGCCTCGGCGCGCTGCGCGGGGCCCGGATCTTCCGCTCGCACCAGCACGGCCTCGACAAGGCATCCGGACTGTGGGAGATCGTCCTGGACGCGCTGGACCTGAACCCCGAGCAGGTCGTGCACATCGGGGACAACGAGGTCGCCGACGTCGAGGTCCCGCGGGACCTGGGCATCCGCACGGTCCACTACGAGCGGCTGGACGAGCAGTTCCGCGCCGTGCTGGACCGGGAGCGCGAGCCGCTCGGCCTGGCGGACCCGGTCGCTGAGCACCTCGACACCGAACAGGGCGACTACGGCCTCACCAGCCTGCGCGCGAAGACGCTCCAGCGGGCCGATCCGGGCGCCCAGATCCCGGTCCGCACCGCCTGGCGTTACGGCGCGTCCGTGCTCGGCCCGGTGCTGACCGGGTTCGCCGAATGGGTCGCGCTGCGGGCCCACCAGTCCGGCACGCGCGTGCTGTGGTGCCCGATGCGCGAGGGCACGATGCTCTCCGCGCTGATCAACAACGCCGCACAGGCCCGCGGCCGGGACGTCGAGGCACGACCGGTGTGGCTGTCCCGGCACGTCACCTCGATCGCCGCGCTCGACCCGGCCGATCCCGGTTCCCTGCGCGAGTTCATCCGGCAGCGCTACGCGCTCACCGTCCGCCAGCTGCTGCAGGCGCTGCACCTGCGTCCGGGCGACGTGCCGCCGCTGGCCGAGCTACTCGACACGGTGCTGGACAACGACCGCACGGTCGATCTCGTCAGCGACGTCCTCACCGAGACCGCCCACCTGCGCAACCAGCTGACCGTCACGGTGACCCGCATCCGGGAGCGCGTCGTGCGGGAGCTGCGCCGCGTGGGGATGCTGGAGGAGCCCGAGCCCGCGCTGGTCGACCTGGGCTGGGGCGGCACCATCCAGTACTACCTCGGCCAGGTCTGCGAGCTGGCCGGCACCGGCGTCCGTCCGGCGGGCTTCTACCTCGCCACCGACGACCGGTCGACCAGGGTGTTCCGCGCCGGGCTGCGCATCGAGGGCTACCTCAGCCAGGGCGGGCACCCCGCGGAGGTCGCCCGCACCATCAGCCGCAGCCCGGAGGTGCTGGAGCAGTCGGTCAACGACTTCTGCGGCTCGCTGCTGGACTTCGCCGACGACGGTTCCCCCGTGCTCGGCCCGGCCTCCGACGGCGAGGCGCAGCTGGCGCAGCGCCGTGCGGTCCAGGACGGCATCCGCGAGTTCCAGGCCCAGTGGAACCGCTACGCGGGCACCGGCTGGCCCGACCTGACCGGCAGCGCGCGGCACCGGCTGGCGAACATCCTGGTGTCCGCGCTCAAGGCACCCACCGCGGAGGAGGCCGCGGTGTTCGGCAACTGGGCGCACGAGGACAACTTCGGCTCCGCGCTGGTCACCCGGGTCGTGCCGGAGGACCTGGTACCCGCGATCCCCTACCTCTCCCCCGGCGACCTCGCCGACCTGGAGATGCGCGACGCGTTCTGGCCCGCGCTGCTGGCCGCCTCGGACACCCACCTGGCCGCGGGTGCCCGCGCGCTCGCGGAAAGGCAGGTGGACGCGGACCTGTTCGAGCCGTCCGGCGACCCCGCCGAGACGCGGCTGAGCTGGCGGTCCGGCGACGGCGAATGGCACGACGGGCCGCGCCGCCGGGTCCGGATCAACCACAACGGACTGTCCTTCGCGCGGCTGGACTTCCGCGCCGCCGACGTCACCGACGTGGCGCTCGCGATCCCGGGCCGCCCCGCGCTGGTCCGCGTCGACTGGGTCGAGGTGCGGGCCCTGCTGCCCGGCCAGACCGTGCCGCGGGTCGAGCGGTGGGACAAGCCCGAGGACTTCGCCGGCCTGATCCACGCCGCGACCCGGTGGCTGGGCGGAACGTTGTTCGAGTTCGAGGCGGCGGAGTCGGCGATCTGGATCCCCGTCTCGGCCCGGATGGGCGCACCGGCGACGTCGGGCCAGGTGACCGTCGCGTTCGCGATGCTGCCGAAGTCGCGGACCGGGCTGGGGGTTCACCCGCCGTCAGCGCCCCGGATGACGCGGGTGACCAGCCGGGTGCGCGAGGAGTACCGCGCCCGCGGCCCGGTCGGCCTGGCGACGTCGGCGGCACGGATAGCCATGCGGCAGCTGCGGAGCGGCAAGTGAACGACTACGGCACCCGCGAAGACCCGCACGCCCAGGCTCGCGCGGCTCGGCAACTGCCCCTGCTGCTGCACTCGCTGTCCCTGTTCCGGGAGATCTTCGAGATCGTCCATGCCCACCACCGGATCTCGACGGTGGTCGAGGTCGGCGTCGAGTCCGGGCAGGTCAGCGGCATCTACGCGGAACTCGGCGCGTCCGCGGTGTACTGCATCGACCCCGCGCCCACCGACGCGTTGCGGGCCGCGCTGGCCGAGAACGACGCGCTGCACCTGATCGAGGAACGCTCACCGGATGTGCTCGCCGATCTGCCCGTCGCCGACCTCTACGTGGTGGACGGTGACCACAACTACGCGACCGTCCGCGGCGAGATGGACTGGGTGCTGGCGAACGCGCCGGACGCGGTGATCGTGCTGCACGACGTGCTCTGGCCGTGGTCGCGGCGGGACCTCTACTACCTGCCGTCCCTGCTCGCGCCCGAAGACCGGCATCCGGCCAGCTCGGAGGGGCCGACGGTGTGGCACGACGGGTTGAGCCGGGCCGGTTTCGTCGGGCTCGGCGCGTTCACGGCCGCGCAGGAGGCCGGCGGCGAGCGCAACGGCGTGCTCACCGCGGTCGAGGACGCGCTGTCCGCTTCGGACGGCGGGCGGCAGCTGGCGGTGATCCCCGCGGTCTTCGGCGTCGGTGTCGTGACGCGGAACCAGGCGCTGCTCGAAGCACTCGCGCCGTACCGGGACTCGAAGCTGTTGTCCACCATGGAGAACAACCGGATCGCGCTCTACACGCGGGTCCTGCAGATGCAGTTCGAAGCGGTGGCGCACGCCGAGAACGCCGATGCGATGGCCGAGACGATCGCCTCGCAGCGGCGCGACATCGAGCGCCGCACCGCCGAGGCCGCCGATCTGCGGGCGCAGGCCGACGACCTGCGGCGGCAGAACGAACGGCTGCGCGAGCTGCTCGACGAACGCCCGGCGACGCTCGCCGACCGCGTTCTGCGAAGACGGTGAACCGGGCACGGGCCGGGACGGTCGCGGCCGGCGTCACCTGGGTCCTCGCCGCGACCTGGCTGCAGCTCATGCGCGGCCCGGGACTGCGCGCGTTCGACGTCGTGTGGGCCGAGGACGGCGGCGTCTTCCTCAACCAGGCGATGCGGCATTCGTTGTGGCACAACCTGTTCACGCCGCACGCCGGGTACCTGCAGGTGGTCGCGAAACTGGTGGTCCAGCCCGTCGCCGCGCTGCCGGTCTCCTGGGCGGCCGCGGCTCTGGCCGGGGGCGCGGCGCTGGTGGTGGCGTCGATTTCGCTGCTGGTGTGGTTCCGCAGTGGGCACGTGCTGCGGTCGCCGTGGGCACGGGTGCTGGTGACCGCGATCGTGCCGCTGCTGCCGCAGGCCGGGTTCGAGGTGAACGCGGCGGTCAACGATCTGCACTGGTACCTGGCCTACGCCGCGTTCTGGGTGCTGCTGGCGCCGCCCCGCACGATCGGCGGGCAGGCAGGTTCGGCGGCGGTGGTGGCGCTGGCAGCGCTTTCCGACCCGCTGACCGCACTGGTGCTGCCCGCCGCGATCGTCGGGATCGTGCGGTCACCGCGGCGGCTGGTGGCGTGCGTGGCGCCCGCGGTGATGGCGGTGGCGCTGGCCGTGCAGGGCTGGGTGCACCTGACCCGCGCGGCCGGTTACCGCACGAGCGACACGGTGTGGGGCGAGCTGCCCTCGATCTACGGGCTGCGGGTGGTGCTGAGCGCGGTGACCGGCGACCGGTTGCTGGGGCCGGTGTACGAGCGGCTGGGTCTGGGTCTGGTGGCGGTCGTCGGCGTGCTGGCCGCGCTCGCGGTGGCGGTGGTGCTGTGGCGGGCGGACCGGGTGGCGCGGCAGGTCGTGGTGGTGGCGCTCGCGTGTTCGGTGCTGTACCTGGTGGTGTCGATCGGACTGCGTGGCACGGACGGTTTCCTGGACCGCGCCGGGTTTTCGCTGAACGGCTCCCGGTACACGATCGTCCCGCTGCTGTTGGTGTGGACCGCGGTGGCCGCCGCGCTGGACCGCGTGCGTCCACGGGCGGTCGTCGGCGGGGCGGTCGCGGTGTTCCTGGGCGCGCAGGTGCTGACCGACTGGGGCGCCGCCGGTGTCCGCACCGGCGGCCCGTCCTGGCAGGACTCGGTGACCGCGGCGCGGGCCTCGTGCACCGCGCCAGTGCGCCCACCCCAGCCGACGCCGCTGGTGGCCGAGGAGGACGGCCCGGCCGCCGGACCGATCGTCCCCGGCCCCGACGACGTGACGATCATCGTGGCGCCGGTGCCACCTCCCGGCGAGGAGCTGTTGTTCGCCGTGGTGCTGCCATGTTCGGAGCTGGGCTGAGCGCCGGCCATCCACCACCTGCTCACCCACACCTCGGGGGTGGCAGCACCACCTGGTCCCGCTACCGCGACCGCGACGTGGTCGGCGTCATCCTGTGCAACCACGACGACGCCCGCTGGGCTAGCGGCGAACCGAAAGCCCCACGCGCTGGAACTCCTTGAGGTCGGAGTACCCGGTCTTCGCCATCGCCCGGCGCAGGGCGCCGAACAGGTTCACCGCCCCCTCCGCGTCCGCGGACGGCCCGAACAGCAGGGTCTTCAAGTCCACCTCGACGTCCGGCCCGGCGGCGACCCGGGAACGCGGCAGGTTCGGGTGCGCGGCCGCGGCGGTCCAGTACAGGCCGTGGCCGGGGGCCTCGGACGCGGCGGCGAGCGGGGCGCCGACGACCGTCGCGTCGGCGCCGCACGCGATGGCCTTCGCGATGTCGCCCGAGCTGGTGATCCCGCCGTCGGCGAGAACGTGCACGTACCGGCCGCCCGTCTCGTCCAGGTAGTCGCGCCGGGCCGCGGCCGCGTCGATGATCGCGGTCGCCATCGGCACGCCGATGCCCAGCACGCGGTCGGTGCTCGTCACGCCCGGCGTGTACCCGTGGCCGACGATCACACCCGCCGCGCCGGTGCGCATCAGGTGCATCGCCGTGCGGTAGTCCGACACGCCACCGGCGATCACCGGCACGTCCAGGCCACCGATGAAGTCCTTGAGGTCCAGCGGATCGGCGTCGTCGTGGGCGACGTGCTCCGCGGAGATGATGGTGCCCTGCACGACGAGGATCTCGACCCCGGCCGCGATCAGGTGCGGCGTCAGCTCGGCCGCGCGCTGCGGGCTGACCCGCGCCGCGACCGTCACCCCCGACTCCCGCACGCGGCGGATCGCCTCGGCGAGCAGCTCGGGCTGGACCGGCGCGGAGTGCAGCTCCTGCAGGGTCCGCACCAGCGCCGTGCGGTCGGCGTCCTTGGCGGCGTCCACCAGGCGGAGCAGCGCCTGCTCCGCGTTGGCGTGCCGGGCCCACAGGCCCTCCGCGTTGAGCACGCCCAGACCGCCCAGTTTGCCCACCTCGACCGCCGTCTCCGGTGACACCACGGCATCCGTCGGATGGGTGACCAGCGGGATGTCGAACCGGTAGGCGTCGATCTGCCACGCCGTGGAGACCACCGCCGACGACCGGGTACGCCGCGACGGGACGATTTCCACGTCATCGAGGTCGTACGCCCGCCGCGCGGTGCGTCCCATGCCGATCTCGACCAGATCGCGCACGTCAGGTCCCTTCTCGCCGCCTGTAGTGACGGTTCATTGTCGCTAGGCCATCGGTGTGACGTGCGCAGGGGGTCGTCAGCGCGAGGTGTAGTTGGGCGCCTCGACCGTCATCGTCACGTCGTGCGGGTGGCTCTCCTTGAGGCCCGCGGCCGTGATCCGCACGAGCTGCGCCTGCTGCAGCTGCGCGATGGTCTCCGCGCCCGCGTACCCCATGCCGGACCGCAGACCACCGACGAGCTGGTGCACGACGTTGGCCAGCGGGCCGCGGAAGGCGATGCGGCCCTCGATGCCCTCCGGCACCAGCTTGTCCTCGGACAGCACGTCGTCCTGCGAGTAACGGTCCTTCGAGTACGACTTGCGCCCGTCGCGCGACTGCATCGCACCCAGCGACCCCATGCC containing:
- a CDS encoding GMC family oxidoreductase, with translation MTTRNSNAADYDVIVVGSGFGGSVAALRLTEKGYRVAVIEAGRRFADDEFAKTSWDLKRYLWAPALGCFGIQRIHLLRDVMILAGAGVGGGSLVYANTLYRPLKPFYADRQWAHITDWESELAPYYDQASRMLGVVTNPTVTPSDEVMQKVAADMGVAGSYHPTPVGVYFGKPGERVADPFFGGAGPERTGCTECGSCMTGCRVGAKNTLVKNYLYLAEQGGAQVIPLTTVTAVRPRGDGSFEVDVRKTGTKSKKFRRTLTAGQVVLAAGTWGTQRLLHEMRDQGVLPRLSPKFGELTRTNSEALIGSGRPSVDPEHDYSRGVAITSSIHPDETTHIEPVRYGKGSNAMSLLQTIATDGSAQAPRWLQAVRFLAKHPLQSAKLLNGYRWSERTIILLVMQSLDNSITTYTKRGLFGRRKYTSKQGHGEPNPSFIPAGHQANELTAKHMDGIAGGTWGEIFDIPLTAHFIGGAPIGTSDADGVIDPYHRVFNYPGLSIVDGTAISANLGVNPSLTITAQAERAFSFWPNKGEADQRPDQSKGYRRIKPVAPKTPAVPSDAPAALRLPLVSTRRSRRTR
- a CDS encoding aldehyde dehydrogenase family protein — translated: MDTITPEPRPAWIAGRAEQGTATLTVHHPFDGSEVATVAVPGPDQVERAVAAAVAAAPRLRRSPAHVRAAALEHTSRQLAARAEELAELITAENGKPLKWAEAEVRRAVSVFRIAAEEARRFSGDLQRLDTDAAGEHRLAVVRRISRGPVLGIAPFNFPLNLVAHKVAPALAAGAPIIVKPAPRTPLSALVLGEILAETDLPEGSFSVLPLGNEDTAKLVADPRLPVVSFTGSGPVGWSLAEAAPRKHIVLELGGNAAAVVLGDWTDLTGAARRIATFGNYQAGQSCIAVQRVIVERTVADEFVPALAEAIAAQRTGDPYDASVDVGPVVDEAAAERIITWVDEAVAGGAKLLAGGARQGATVEPTLLTSVPADAKAWSEEIFGPVLAVSVVDDADEAFAAVNASAYGLQAGVFTRDIRLAFRASAELEVGGVIIGDVPSYRADQMPYGGVKGSGVGREGVLAAMHDLTEEQVTVFAGIDV
- a CDS encoding class I SAM-dependent methyltransferase translates to MNDYGTREDPHAQARAARQLPLLLHSLSLFREIFEIVHAHHRISTVVEVGVESGQVSGIYAELGASAVYCIDPAPTDALRAALAENDALHLIEERSPDVLADLPVADLYVVDGDHNYATVRGEMDWVLANAPDAVIVLHDVLWPWSRRDLYYLPSLLAPEDRHPASSEGPTVWHDGLSRAGFVGLGAFTAAQEAGGERNGVLTAVEDALSASDGGRQLAVIPAVFGVGVVTRNQALLEALAPYRDSKLLSTMENNRIALYTRVLQMQFEAVAHAENADAMAETIASQRRDIERRTAEAADLRAQADDLRRQNERLRELLDERPATLADRVLRRR
- a CDS encoding GuaB3 family IMP dehydrogenase-related protein, encoding MRDLVEIGMGRTARRAYDLDDVEIVPSRRTRSSAVVSTAWQIDAYRFDIPLVTHPTDAVVSPETAVEVGKLGGLGVLNAEGLWARHANAEQALLRLVDAAKDADRTALVRTLQELHSAPVQPELLAEAIRRVRESGVTVAARVSPQRAAELTPHLIAAGVEILVVQGTIISAEHVAHDDADPLDLKDFIGGLDVPVIAGGVSDYRTAMHLMRTGAAGVIVGHGYTPGVTSTDRVLGIGVPMATAIIDAAAARRDYLDETGGRYVHVLADGGITSSGDIAKAIACGADATVVGAPLAAASEAPGHGLYWTAAAAHPNLPRSRVAAGPDVEVDLKTLLFGPSADAEGAVNLFGALRRAMAKTGYSDLKEFQRVGLSVRR
- a CDS encoding glucosyltransferase, with the translated sequence MNRARAGTVAAGVTWVLAATWLQLMRGPGLRAFDVVWAEDGGVFLNQAMRHSLWHNLFTPHAGYLQVVAKLVVQPVAALPVSWAAAALAGGAALVVASISLLVWFRSGHVLRSPWARVLVTAIVPLLPQAGFEVNAAVNDLHWYLAYAAFWVLLAPPRTIGGQAGSAAVVALAALSDPLTALVLPAAIVGIVRSPRRLVACVAPAVMAVALAVQGWVHLTRAAGYRTSDTVWGELPSIYGLRVVLSAVTGDRLLGPVYERLGLGLVAVVGVLAALAVAVVLWRADRVARQVVVVALACSVLYLVVSIGLRGTDGFLDRAGFSLNGSRYTIVPLLLVWTAVAAALDRVRPRAVVGGAVAVFLGAQVLTDWGAAGVRTGGPSWQDSVTAARASCTAPVRPPQPTPLVAEEDGPAAGPIVPGPDDVTIIVAPVPPPGEELLFAVVLPCSELG
- a CDS encoding HAD family hydrolase; its protein translation is MTLSQPPSLARVRRLITDGSCGALSLDVFDTILWRRTPRPTDLFAVLGARLARDGRCPDWVTPAAFRRMRIAAEQEARRRDEETLGTEVTLTDIWQHLPLRIFNAELPELVRAEVLCEREFTVPDLDIAELVELAAKHHVPTVLVSDTYFTEEHLAELLDRPGLGALRGARIFRSHQHGLDKASGLWEIVLDALDLNPEQVVHIGDNEVADVEVPRDLGIRTVHYERLDEQFRAVLDREREPLGLADPVAEHLDTEQGDYGLTSLRAKTLQRADPGAQIPVRTAWRYGASVLGPVLTGFAEWVALRAHQSGTRVLWCPMREGTMLSALINNAAQARGRDVEARPVWLSRHVTSIAALDPADPGSLREFIRQRYALTVRQLLQALHLRPGDVPPLAELLDTVLDNDRTVDLVSDVLTETAHLRNQLTVTVTRIRERVVRELRRVGMLEEPEPALVDLGWGGTIQYYLGQVCELAGTGVRPAGFYLATDDRSTRVFRAGLRIEGYLSQGGHPAEVARTISRSPEVLEQSVNDFCGSLLDFADDGSPVLGPASDGEAQLAQRRAVQDGIREFQAQWNRYAGTGWPDLTGSARHRLANILVSALKAPTAEEAAVFGNWAHEDNFGSALVTRVVPEDLVPAIPYLSPGDLADLEMRDAFWPALLAASDTHLAAGARALAERQVDADLFEPSGDPAETRLSWRSGDGEWHDGPRRRVRINHNGLSFARLDFRAADVTDVALAIPGRPALVRVDWVEVRALLPGQTVPRVERWDKPEDFAGLIHAATRWLGGTLFEFEAAESAIWIPVSARMGAPATSGQVTVAFAMLPKSRTGLGVHPPSAPRMTRVTSRVREEYRARGPVGLATSAARIAMRQLRSGK